From Paenibacillus polymyxa, the proteins below share one genomic window:
- the sufC gene encoding Fe-S cluster assembly ATPase SufC: MTTLKIEELRSKIEGKEILKGLTLEIHGGEIHAIMGPNGTGKSTLASALMGHPKYEVTGGKVTLDNEDLLEMEVDERAQAGLFLAMQYPSEIAGVTNSDFLRSAINARREEGDEISLIRFIREMESKMKGLEMNPEFVHRYLNEGFSGGEKKRNEILQMMLLEPKFVILDEVDSGLDIDALRIVANGVNEMRSPDRGFLIITHYQRLLNYITPDFVHVMMQGQIVKSGGPELAHRLEAEGYDWVKEELGITDETVREA; encoded by the coding sequence ATGACGACATTAAAGATTGAGGAATTAAGATCCAAGATTGAAGGGAAAGAAATTTTAAAAGGGCTCACACTGGAGATTCATGGCGGAGAGATTCATGCGATTATGGGGCCTAATGGGACGGGGAAAAGTACATTGGCTTCAGCTTTAATGGGCCATCCCAAATATGAGGTTACTGGCGGTAAGGTGACATTGGACAATGAAGACCTTCTGGAGATGGAGGTGGATGAGCGTGCCCAGGCAGGCTTGTTCCTCGCTATGCAATATCCAAGTGAAATTGCTGGCGTGACCAACTCGGATTTTCTCAGAAGTGCCATCAATGCACGGCGTGAAGAAGGCGATGAGATATCCTTAATCCGTTTTATCCGTGAAATGGAGAGCAAAATGAAGGGGCTGGAGATGAACCCGGAATTTGTGCATCGTTATTTGAATGAGGGATTCTCTGGCGGTGAAAAAAAGCGGAATGAGATTTTGCAAATGATGCTACTTGAACCCAAGTTTGTGATCCTGGATGAAGTGGACTCAGGGCTTGATATTGATGCACTGCGTATTGTGGCCAATGGCGTAAATGAGATGCGCAGCCCGGATAGAGGCTTTTTAATCATCACCCATTATCAACGACTGTTGAATTATATTACCCCGGATTTTGTGCATGTCATGATGCAAGGCCAGATAGTTAAATCTGGCGGTCCGGAGCTTGCCCACCGTTTGGAGGCTGAAGGGTACGATTGGGTGAAGGAGGAACTTGGGATTACGGATGAGACGGTAAGGGAAGCTTAA
- a CDS encoding TetR/AcrR family transcriptional regulator, translated as MQERILEAFVEEVHENGLKFTMDDLAKRLAISKRTLYENFSSKTLILETLIERTNDDMIQKTEQIIQNNELSLLEKIKQSIRVMPLYYKFYDLRILDQMKKYYPEQWKRVHADLNDWSPIRTLIQEGIREGIIVNKNEALIMKLIIDSVNLTLDQRFFLDNSVTVEEATYSIVDILLFGLVEKQK; from the coding sequence ATGCAAGAAAGAATTTTGGAAGCTTTTGTAGAGGAAGTTCATGAGAATGGATTGAAATTTACTATGGATGATCTTGCGAAAAGACTTGCTATCAGTAAGCGTACGTTGTATGAAAATTTTTCGTCTAAGACGCTTATTTTAGAGACACTTATTGAGCGTACAAATGATGATATGATTCAAAAGACGGAGCAAATTATCCAAAACAATGAATTATCTTTGTTAGAAAAGATTAAGCAGTCAATCAGGGTTATGCCGCTGTATTATAAGTTTTATGATTTAAGAATATTGGACCAGATGAAAAAGTATTATCCTGAGCAATGGAAAAGAGTACATGCTGATTTAAATGATTGGTCTCCGATCAGAACATTAATTCAGGAAGGTATTCGAGAAGGAATTATTGTGAACAAAAATGAGGCTCTAATCATGAAGCTAATTATTGATTCAGTGAATTTAACGCTTGATCAGCGTTTCTTTCTGGATAACAGTGTGACGGTAGAGGAAGCAACTTATTCCATTGTAGATATATTGTTATTTGGGTTAGTCGAAAAACAAAAATAG
- the sufB gene encoding Fe-S cluster assembly protein SufB: MAKKAPDMGEYKYGFRDKHQSIFQSGKGLTEEIVREISRIKEEPEWMLNFRLKALNQFYKMPMPEWGADLTGLNLDDIQYYVRPSEKQGKTWEEVPSEIKATFDKLGIPEAEQKFLAGVSAQYESEVVYHSMRKELEDQGVIFLDTDTALKQYPEVFKQYFGTIIPPADNKFAALNSAVWSGGSFVYIPKGVHCEVPIQGYFRINSENMGQFERTLIIAEEGSFVHYVEGCTAPIYSTSSLHSGVIEIICRKDSRVRYTTIQNWAPNIYNLVTQRAVVEENATMEWVDGNIGSKVTMKYPAVLLKGRGAKGSILSIAVAGKDQHQDAGAKVIHLAPETTSTIISKSISKQGGKVNYRGLSSFSRDSAGSKSNIKCDTLILDNMSTSDTIPYNEIKNDQITLEHEATVSKVSEEQLFYLMSRGLTEQDATQMIVMGFIEPFTKELPMEYAVEMNRLIQFEMEGSIG; encoded by the coding sequence ATGGCTAAAAAAGCACCAGATATGGGCGAATATAAATATGGGTTTCGCGACAAGCACCAGTCTATTTTTCAATCTGGAAAAGGTCTGACGGAAGAGATTGTCCGGGAAATTTCCCGGATCAAGGAAGAGCCGGAGTGGATGCTCAATTTTCGGTTGAAAGCTTTGAATCAATTCTACAAAATGCCGATGCCTGAATGGGGAGCGGATTTGACCGGGCTAAATCTTGATGACATCCAGTATTACGTTCGCCCTTCTGAAAAACAAGGAAAGACCTGGGAGGAGGTTCCTTCCGAGATCAAAGCAACCTTTGACAAGCTGGGAATCCCTGAAGCGGAGCAAAAGTTCCTGGCGGGCGTATCCGCTCAATATGAGTCGGAAGTAGTTTATCACAGCATGCGGAAAGAACTGGAGGATCAGGGCGTTATTTTCCTTGATACGGATACTGCATTAAAGCAATACCCCGAAGTGTTTAAGCAATATTTTGGGACGATCATCCCTCCCGCAGACAATAAATTTGCGGCGCTTAATAGTGCGGTTTGGTCAGGCGGTAGCTTTGTATACATTCCGAAGGGTGTTCATTGCGAGGTTCCTATACAAGGTTATTTTCGTATTAATTCTGAAAATATGGGTCAATTCGAGCGGACATTAATTATTGCCGAAGAGGGCAGCTTTGTCCATTATGTTGAAGGATGTACAGCACCTATTTATAGTACCAGTTCTTTGCATAGTGGAGTTATTGAAATTATTTGCCGGAAAGATTCCCGTGTCCGTTACACGACCATTCAGAATTGGGCTCCTAATATCTACAACTTGGTAACCCAAAGGGCTGTGGTAGAAGAAAATGCCACAATGGAATGGGTGGACGGCAACATCGGCTCCAAGGTAACAATGAAGTATCCGGCAGTATTATTGAAAGGACGGGGAGCCAAGGGGTCCATCCTGTCTATTGCCGTAGCCGGTAAAGATCAGCATCAAGATGCTGGCGCGAAGGTAATACACCTTGCTCCCGAGACAACATCTACGATTATATCCAAATCCATCAGCAAGCAGGGCGGAAAAGTAAACTACCGAGGGTTGTCCAGCTTCAGCCGCGATTCCGCAGGGTCTAAGTCCAATATTAAGTGCGATACGTTGATATTGGATAACATGTCAACATCAGATACGATTCCATACAATGAAATTAAAAACGATCAGATTACTTTGGAGCACGAGGCAACAGTATCCAAAGTGTCTGAGGAACAATTGTTTTACTTAATGAGCCGCGGGCTTACAGAACAAGATGCTACACAAATGATTGTAATGGGCTTTATTGAACCGTTTACCAAAGAATTGCCAATGGAATATGCCGTTGAAATGAATCGGTTGATTCAATTTGAGATGGAAGGAAGCATCGGTTGA
- a CDS encoding nucleotidyltransferase-like protein, which produces MYPNIQFSGYSRLAGMEGEVQLTKLNLMHDELLQEDSIGVISYRKPGEYFHGSMLYDFDELILIIGEGREPVQSIQHLFINGLKCQVLYTTLSCLKGWIIAGEQANIIDYVLEGRMVWERDDRVRLLRQEIIEFNDPLREQKRFHEFSRFLVNYVQGKKAVREGRIIDAYQSVLKALDHWASIELIERGIYPKVHLWVQMQPLDRTIEKLYNELTLSTETLEQRVELVLLACEFSVMSKMEECSSPLFRILGSRREPWSIDELMNHPELKNLQLDLTVVLRKLVYRSLIRESVVGEFRDRGQNRELRYSLL; this is translated from the coding sequence ATGTATCCAAATATCCAATTTAGCGGTTATAGCCGCCTTGCAGGTATGGAGGGTGAAGTGCAGCTAACCAAATTAAACCTGATGCATGATGAATTGTTGCAGGAAGATTCAATAGGTGTTATTTCGTACAGAAAACCGGGAGAATATTTTCACGGTTCGATGTTGTATGACTTTGATGAACTCATTCTAATTATTGGAGAAGGCCGGGAGCCAGTTCAATCTATACAACACTTATTTATTAATGGATTAAAATGCCAAGTGTTGTACACAACGCTTAGTTGTCTGAAGGGTTGGATTATCGCAGGTGAACAAGCCAACATTATAGATTATGTGCTAGAAGGTCGTATGGTCTGGGAACGGGATGACAGGGTACGTCTTTTAAGACAGGAAATTATTGAATTTAACGATCCACTGCGGGAGCAGAAGCGATTTCATGAGTTCTCCCGCTTTCTGGTCAATTACGTTCAGGGTAAGAAAGCAGTGCGAGAAGGGCGGATCATTGACGCTTATCAAAGTGTTCTGAAGGCACTGGATCATTGGGCTTCTATTGAACTCATTGAACGTGGGATTTATCCAAAGGTTCACTTATGGGTTCAGATGCAGCCGCTGGATCGAACAATTGAGAAGCTGTATAACGAGCTCACATTAAGTACGGAGACTCTGGAGCAACGGGTTGAACTGGTACTGCTTGCTTGTGAATTTTCAGTCATGTCGAAAATGGAGGAGTGCTCCTCTCCGCTATTCCGTATATTAGGCAGCAGACGGGAACCTTGGTCTATAGATGAACTTATGAATCATCCTGAGCTCAAGAATCTACAATTAGATCTTACCGTCGTGCTCCGTAAACTGGTTTATCGTTCGCTTATTAGAGAATCAGTCGTCGGGGAATTTAGGGATCGCGGACAAAATCGTGAACTGCGCTACTCCCTTCTTTGA
- a CDS encoding NifU family protein, translating into MDENGVLFDEVSEVLLKLRPFLLRDGGDAELVEVENGIAKLRFLGACNGCPSATITLKVAIERAILEEIDDIKEVVQVF; encoded by the coding sequence ATGGATGAAAATGGAGTTTTATTCGATGAAGTATCGGAAGTTCTTCTCAAACTACGTCCTTTCTTACTGCGTGACGGTGGAGATGCTGAACTGGTCGAAGTTGAGAACGGTATAGCAAAATTAAGATTTTTGGGAGCATGCAATGGTTGCCCAAGTGCTACGATTACGTTAAAGGTTGCTATTGAGCGCGCAATTCTTGAGGAAATTGATGATATTAAAGAAGTTGTACAAGTATTCTAA
- a CDS encoding glycosyl hydrolase family 18 protein, translating into MARNHSRRRRKRSRFKGAASLLLFAAIICAITVVWYGNPLHEKPDWQGSVRPIFMKGKLTGYEAQSSGKNMLMPLKLIQGQIDPTIRYEDDSQTVIMATRQSLLHMNVAKTQGELNGKTYALSAAPQIISGEVYIPIEAVREVYGISIHEDPVTGAVILMKAGEKVRLGSVEKKDGQQDARIALRKEASSLSFILADVSQQTKVRIWSQQGDWYFVQLDNGYAGYMKSDCISEGEELVIPSVKDDLSISEKHWQGKPVNLAWEAVYNRKPDPSKFDPMPGVNVVSPTWFSVVDHEGTVESKADPAYVSWAHRKGMEVWGLLSNSFNPEITTEALSTFERRKSIVDQIISLAQENDLDGINIDFENVHTKDGPNVTQFFRELKPMAREHDLILSIDVTPKSQSEMWSVFLDRKALGAITDYLMVMAYDEHWAASPKAGSVASLPWTEASIRRIIQEDEVPPQKVVLGIPLYTRVWSETPKEGKIKVTSKSIGMESAADIVAQFKLKPKFRASEGQNYVEYTEDGVVKKIWLEDQISLKARVELAKSLNLGGIGVWSRSFADEDAWITLKEIIK; encoded by the coding sequence TTGGCCAGAAATCATTCCAGACGCCGCCGTAAACGTTCTCGATTCAAAGGAGCGGCAAGCCTGCTATTATTCGCAGCGATTATATGCGCAATTACTGTCGTATGGTATGGTAATCCTCTTCACGAGAAACCCGATTGGCAGGGGAGTGTCCGACCTATTTTTATGAAGGGCAAGTTGACCGGATATGAAGCTCAAAGCTCCGGCAAAAACATGCTGATGCCGCTTAAATTGATACAAGGTCAAATTGACCCTACCATTCGTTATGAGGATGACAGCCAAACCGTCATTATGGCAACGAGACAAAGCTTGCTCCATATGAATGTTGCAAAGACACAAGGCGAACTGAATGGTAAAACATATGCACTTAGCGCCGCCCCTCAGATAATCAGTGGAGAGGTATATATCCCCATTGAGGCTGTACGTGAAGTATATGGTATATCCATCCACGAAGACCCTGTAACAGGTGCTGTCATTCTGATGAAAGCTGGAGAGAAGGTCAGGCTAGGTAGTGTAGAAAAGAAAGATGGGCAACAGGATGCTAGAATTGCTTTACGCAAAGAAGCCTCTAGTCTATCTTTTATTTTGGCAGATGTATCACAGCAGACGAAAGTACGCATCTGGTCTCAACAGGGCGATTGGTATTTTGTGCAGTTAGACAATGGTTATGCAGGATACATGAAGTCAGACTGTATCTCTGAAGGAGAAGAACTTGTGATACCTTCGGTTAAGGACGATTTGTCAATCTCGGAGAAGCATTGGCAGGGTAAACCTGTGAATCTCGCTTGGGAAGCCGTCTATAATCGTAAGCCTGATCCTTCCAAATTTGACCCTATGCCTGGAGTAAATGTGGTGAGCCCTACATGGTTCAGCGTCGTTGATCATGAGGGTACTGTAGAAAGCAAGGCGGACCCAGCATATGTCAGTTGGGCACATCGTAAGGGCATGGAGGTATGGGGCTTGTTGAGCAACAGCTTTAACCCCGAAATAACAACAGAGGCACTATCTACCTTTGAACGTCGAAAATCGATTGTAGATCAGATAATCTCACTTGCCCAAGAAAATGATCTGGATGGTATTAATATTGACTTTGAAAATGTCCATACGAAGGATGGCCCCAATGTCACCCAATTTTTTCGGGAACTTAAACCGATGGCCCGGGAACATGATTTGATACTGTCCATTGATGTTACGCCTAAATCTCAAAGTGAGATGTGGTCTGTTTTCTTGGATCGAAAGGCATTGGGTGCTATAACAGATTATCTCATGGTAATGGCGTATGATGAGCATTGGGCGGCTAGTCCAAAAGCTGGTTCCGTCGCCTCATTACCATGGACAGAAGCGTCAATTCGGCGGATTATTCAGGAAGACGAAGTGCCGCCTCAAAAAGTGGTTTTAGGTATTCCGTTATATACCCGCGTTTGGTCCGAGACTCCCAAAGAAGGGAAGATTAAGGTCACCTCCAAATCAATTGGTATGGAGTCAGCAGCAGATATCGTAGCCCAATTTAAGTTGAAGCCCAAATTTAGAGCTTCTGAAGGTCAGAATTATGTCGAATATACCGAAGACGGTGTGGTCAAAAAGATTTGGCTAGAGGATCAGATATCCCTGAAGGCAAGAGTAGAACTTGCCAAATCACTGAACCTGGGCGGAATTGGTGTGTGGAGTCGGAGCTTTGCAGATGAAGACGCTTGGATAACACTGAAAGAAATAATTAAATAA
- the sufD gene encoding Fe-S cluster assembly protein SufD has product MDIQARVSMNVDDLRAWSSAKDEPRWLIERRVHALELAGTLELPKVEKINLEKWDIYESGDYKAENAWSSLEEAPEVVRGLVTSPVKGGLIVQFNSDVVYTKLSESLAAQGVILTDLHTAAKEHEELVQRYLFQAVKPEEHRLSAAHSALWSGGVFLYVPDGVEVEAPIQAIFLNDTSGVCFAPHVLIVAGSNSKITYVDNCVSSGDDVKVLHNGVTEVFAGAGSKVQVASVHQLAATTTDFTQRRAVVLADGGVEWIIGEMNNGYTASDTKTLLQGNGVVSDNKVIAIGTGNQKSSYTTQAQHFGRSSVSQMITRAVMLEEATAIINGITKIEKGATHCDGQQTERVLMLSPKARGDANPILLIDEDDVTAGHAASVGQVNAEQIYYLMSRGISRSVAEHLVIFGFLAPVISEIPLEGVRSRLKDLVESKLGRS; this is encoded by the coding sequence GTGGATATACAAGCTAGAGTTTCAATGAATGTGGACGATTTACGCGCATGGTCAAGTGCTAAGGATGAACCTCGTTGGCTGATTGAACGCCGCGTTCATGCACTCGAACTGGCAGGGACGCTGGAGTTGCCTAAAGTGGAGAAAATCAATCTTGAAAAATGGGATATCTACGAAAGTGGAGATTACAAAGCTGAGAATGCGTGGTCTAGTTTGGAGGAAGCGCCGGAGGTTGTTCGAGGTTTGGTTACTTCTCCGGTGAAAGGCGGACTAATCGTTCAGTTCAACTCGGATGTAGTGTATACGAAATTGTCCGAGAGCTTAGCCGCCCAGGGAGTCATTTTAACGGATCTGCATACTGCGGCAAAAGAGCATGAGGAGCTGGTTCAACGTTATCTCTTTCAGGCAGTAAAGCCAGAAGAACATCGTTTATCTGCTGCACACAGTGCCTTATGGAGTGGTGGCGTTTTTCTATATGTCCCAGACGGTGTAGAGGTTGAAGCACCTATTCAAGCGATCTTTCTTAACGATACAAGCGGTGTGTGTTTTGCTCCTCACGTCTTAATTGTGGCAGGGAGCAACAGCAAGATCACTTATGTGGATAATTGTGTATCGAGTGGTGATGATGTCAAGGTATTGCATAACGGTGTGACGGAGGTCTTCGCGGGGGCGGGCTCAAAGGTGCAAGTAGCTTCGGTTCATCAGCTTGCTGCAACTACAACAGATTTCACCCAGCGACGGGCGGTCGTTCTTGCTGATGGGGGTGTGGAATGGATTATCGGTGAGATGAACAATGGTTATACCGCCAGCGATACCAAGACTTTGCTACAAGGCAACGGGGTGGTCTCCGACAATAAGGTAATTGCTATTGGCACGGGTAATCAAAAATCGAGCTATACAACTCAAGCTCAGCATTTTGGCAGAAGCTCGGTAAGCCAGATGATTACGCGTGCAGTCATGCTTGAAGAAGCTACGGCCATTATCAACGGCATTACAAAGATTGAAAAAGGTGCAACCCATTGTGATGGTCAGCAAACAGAACGCGTGCTTATGCTAAGTCCTAAAGCTCGCGGCGATGCCAATCCGATCCTGCTGATAGATGAGGATGATGTAACCGCGGGTCATGCTGCATCCGTGGGGCAAGTAAATGCAGAGCAAATCTATTATCTGATGTCGCGCGGGATATCAAGGAGTGTAGCCGAACATCTTGTTATTTTCGGATTTCTCGCTCCTGTCATTTCGGAGATCCCGCTGGAAGGTGTTCGTAGTCGCCTAAAAGATTTAGTGGAAAGCAAGCTCGGCAGATCATAG
- a CDS encoding Fur family transcriptional regulator: MAARVQHALELLKKTGVRITPQRHAILNYLMESMGHPTADEIYRALESKFPSMSVATVYNNLKMFIEAGMVHELTYGDNASRYDANISEHYHIICEKCGKIEDFSYPYLADVERHAALETGFEVHGHRMELHGVCKACSNKQS, translated from the coding sequence ATGGCAGCACGCGTCCAGCATGCTTTGGAACTTCTGAAGAAGACAGGTGTACGCATAACACCCCAGCGCCATGCCATATTAAACTATTTAATGGAATCTATGGGGCATCCGACTGCAGATGAAATATATCGTGCGCTTGAGTCCAAGTTTCCAAGTATGAGTGTGGCTACGGTTTATAATAACTTAAAGATGTTTATAGAAGCGGGTATGGTACATGAGTTGACCTATGGAGATAACGCCAGTCGTTATGATGCCAATATTTCGGAGCACTATCACATCATTTGTGAAAAATGCGGAAAGATTGAAGATTTCAGTTATCCGTATTTGGCAGATGTGGAACGCCATGCCGCGTTGGAAACAGGCTTCGAGGTGCATGGACATCGTATGGAGTTACACGGAGTATGCAAAGCTTGTAGTAACAAACAATCGTAG
- a CDS encoding MgtC/SapB family protein: MNNPWIIDDSHIILRLLLSMLLGGFIGFERERSNHAAGLRTHIMVSLGSALIMLLSIYGFADFIKEANVRIDPARLATAVITGVGFLGAGTIMFTGKSITGLTTAASIWVVAAIGLGVGAGFYLPSIAATVLVFLNLWVFNKLELRYMRGRKPHLITLYGLSSHGLLDQISTYLEQEKVEIRKIMIKEHENVPFHELHPDRQSMEVSLEVLARHDFNPVRIAADLRQWEDIAAVSVE, encoded by the coding sequence ATGAATAATCCGTGGATTATAGATGATTCACATATCATTTTACGGCTATTACTGTCCATGCTTCTCGGTGGATTCATTGGCTTTGAGCGAGAACGTTCCAATCATGCTGCTGGTTTACGGACTCACATTATGGTCAGTCTTGGATCGGCGCTGATTATGCTACTCTCCATTTACGGCTTTGCTGATTTTATTAAAGAAGCTAATGTGCGTATAGATCCAGCTCGTTTGGCTACGGCGGTGATTACTGGCGTAGGCTTTTTGGGCGCAGGTACGATTATGTTCACAGGTAAATCCATTACTGGACTCACAACGGCGGCTTCCATTTGGGTCGTAGCTGCCATTGGCCTTGGGGTCGGAGCAGGCTTCTATTTACCCTCTATAGCGGCAACTGTGCTCGTATTTTTAAATTTATGGGTGTTCAACAAATTAGAACTTCGGTATATGCGTGGACGCAAGCCTCATCTTATTACACTGTACGGATTGTCCTCTCACGGATTGCTCGATCAAATTTCGACTTATTTAGAGCAGGAAAAAGTGGAAATACGTAAAATCATGATTAAAGAACATGAAAATGTTCCATTTCATGAATTGCACCCGGATCGTCAGAGTATGGAGGTTTCCCTGGAGGTGCTGGCCCGACATGACTTTAATCCGGTGCGTATTGCAGCTGATTTACGACAATGGGAAGATATAGCTGCCGTCTCCGTTGAGTGA
- a CDS encoding MarR family transcriptional regulator, whose translation MEFQNHFKGHLYEQYIKMLHLNELYTEQEINSFRQQARKYQIDMLSNNITSVHVIDCIGDYEPINHTGIVEKMGLSKASITKISAKLLEMGFIMKSQLNSNRKEIYFSLTDKGRHVYHLHKELHKEKEERFYQFIESYSEVELQTIGKFMSDLVARAEEYSEGKFMINDDIKD comes from the coding sequence TTGGAGTTTCAAAATCATTTTAAAGGTCATCTTTACGAGCAATATATTAAAATGCTACATCTGAATGAACTGTATACTGAACAAGAAATTAACTCGTTTCGGCAACAGGCCAGAAAGTACCAGATTGACATGCTCTCCAACAATATTACTAGTGTACACGTTATTGATTGCATTGGTGATTATGAACCGATAAATCATACCGGGATTGTGGAGAAGATGGGGTTGTCCAAAGCTAGTATTACTAAAATTAGTGCAAAGCTGCTGGAAATGGGCTTCATTATGAAAAGTCAACTGAACAGCAATCGTAAGGAGATTTACTTTAGTTTAACGGATAAGGGAAGACACGTTTATCATTTGCATAAAGAACTGCACAAAGAAAAAGAAGAAAGGTTTTACCAATTCATTGAATCCTATTCAGAGGTTGAACTGCAGACTATTGGAAAATTTATGAGTGATTTGGTGGCGCGTGCCGAAGAATACTCCGAAGGGAAGTTTATGATAAATGACGACATTAAAGATTGA
- a CDS encoding GNAT family N-acetyltransferase, translated as MVTLCSLEDDNIVSQIWRLQHVAYRLEAELIGFDEIPPLMDTLETLRSCGESFYGWLEDDELLGALAVQSESSGSLTLTRMMVHPDHFRKGIADSLMKHVLNEYRNVPLFIVTTGTLNTPAVTLYQKHGFRPVSAAEVAPGVELTTYHLHNVE; from the coding sequence ATGGTTACCCTATGTTCATTGGAAGATGATAATATTGTCAGTCAGATATGGCGTCTTCAGCATGTCGCTTATAGACTGGAAGCTGAACTGATTGGATTTGATGAGATTCCTCCACTGATGGATACATTGGAGACGCTGAGAAGCTGCGGGGAGTCTTTTTATGGGTGGCTGGAGGATGATGAACTGCTAGGAGCACTAGCTGTGCAGTCTGAGTCATCTGGTTCGCTTACCCTTACACGTATGATGGTTCATCCAGATCATTTTCGCAAAGGGATTGCGGACTCCTTAATGAAGCATGTTTTGAATGAATATCGGAATGTTCCCCTGTTTATCGTCACCACTGGAACTTTAAACACTCCTGCGGTGACGCTTTATCAAAAACATGGTTTTCGTCCTGTTTCCGCAGCAGAAGTGGCCCCAGGCGTGGAATTAACCACCTACCATTTGCATAACGTGGAATAA
- a CDS encoding DUF4097 family beta strand repeat-containing protein produces the protein MHRKIRVGRYTSSLLLMAVGILLIVDVLQNTEYMLQLLVWWPVIFVLWGLEYLIFFGVYYRKEGKPDNGRRFRPDLKGILSALVVAASVFIVTQQNHYMYLWNRVSLNLTSASMDFSQAKENRYDMGGMLIPVTMQTSDLVVDSVNGDITLIRRPVSNIEVRGTLWVDQAPAAEADKIAQASSLTSTDGKTIQIRPEVQSYGASSKRQPRMNMLITVPEDRRFNMQIRTSNGNITLNGVDAIDSIRLESGNGNLTVNDAIGNVKGGTLNGQIRLHRISGDVDVRTNRGDMQAGDIEGTLSLHTMIGDIQVARSEGDITVDTQNGDMNVLNSTAKLNANSLNGAIKVHSERVGGDWKIYSAVGDIVLDLPSNGDFQLEGSSSYGNLQSDFPFKIDSKSISGQNGDGKYVINVEGNSNLTIKKLLMPSLPDLDDSGGSTAPDATGSSPGESEVPATDTSVRTSGDNTAR, from the coding sequence GTGCACCGCAAAATAAGAGTCGGCCGCTACACCTCTTCGCTTCTGTTGATGGCTGTAGGCATTTTGCTGATTGTAGATGTGCTTCAGAACACGGAATATATGCTCCAGCTCCTTGTGTGGTGGCCTGTAATCTTTGTGCTTTGGGGTCTGGAGTATCTGATTTTTTTTGGCGTGTATTATCGCAAAGAGGGCAAGCCTGACAACGGACGACGTTTCAGACCTGACTTAAAGGGGATTCTGTCCGCTTTGGTAGTGGCTGCTTCGGTTTTTATCGTGACCCAGCAAAACCATTATATGTACCTGTGGAACCGGGTTAGTCTCAATCTGACATCGGCTTCTATGGATTTTAGCCAGGCTAAAGAGAATCGGTATGATATGGGTGGTATGCTGATACCTGTAACTATGCAGACGTCCGATTTAGTAGTTGATTCAGTGAATGGGGATATAACACTAATCAGAAGGCCGGTGTCCAATATAGAGGTACGCGGGACTCTATGGGTGGATCAAGCGCCTGCTGCCGAAGCGGACAAGATTGCTCAAGCTTCTTCACTGACTTCTACCGATGGCAAGACCATCCAGATTCGTCCGGAGGTACAGTCATACGGAGCATCAAGTAAACGTCAGCCTCGAATGAACATGTTGATCACCGTGCCAGAGGATCGGCGCTTCAATATGCAGATTAGAACCTCCAACGGGAATATTACCTTAAATGGGGTTGACGCTATCGATAGCATCCGGCTTGAGAGCGGTAATGGGAATCTCACAGTTAATGACGCTATCGGCAATGTCAAAGGAGGCACCCTGAACGGTCAGATTAGATTGCATCGGATTTCTGGAGATGTGGATGTACGCACGAACCGTGGCGATATGCAGGCAGGGGATATTGAAGGGACCTTGTCACTCCACACTATGATAGGTGACATTCAGGTCGCTCGTTCGGAAGGGGATATTACCGTTGATACTCAAAATGGTGACATGAATGTGCTGAATTCTACAGCCAAGCTGAATGCAAATTCGCTTAATGGCGCTATCAAAGTGCATAGCGAGAGGGTGGGCGGAGATTGGAAAATATACAGTGCTGTCGGTGATATCGTATTGGATCTTCCATCAAATGGAGATTTTCAGTTAGAGGGTTCAAGCAGTTATGGTAATCTTCAGTCTGATTTTCCATTTAAGATAGACAGTAAAAGCATTTCAGGTCAAAACGGGGATGGCAAATATGTGATTAACGTAGAGGGGAACAGCAATTTAACCATTAAAAAGTTACTGATGCCGTCGTTACCCGACTTGGATGATTCTGGAGGATCGACTGCGCCCGATGCAACTGGAAGTTCTCCGGGTGAATCTGAAGTTCCTGCGACCGATACTTCTGTACGGACATCCGGCGACAATACGGCGCGTTGA